One region of Channa argus isolate prfri chromosome 20, Channa argus male v1.0, whole genome shotgun sequence genomic DNA includes:
- the si:ch211-136m16.8 gene encoding uncharacterized protein si:ch211-136m16.8 isoform X1 encodes MDPDSDNPVSRIERTFWTVWYYITGAVSRVLGSEPTNVVSSDPNSFQESAADSEAADNGHTQGDISRGKIDEEQPLSAASLLSSSGAVVAWELCKTKNSDLKEDEECTEQKTQLSGVSESKASEEGESTREGRFSETENDDAGLLSPKDTRAEKAEEEENVHQKVDTHRQVESLENVEYEEKLKTGSLAPIDDGMSEITEEDTQRTMTPDDPKKINETIKLGQEGNKIHPEDEEVLEEGDDIEITDSGLEEEDNMHMNEAEVQREDTATSATALMHEKVESSSGVLQLVSECENKSDEGEKPESEISICELWSVGDTGVKLDTGKEKMMAPDSESDINEDEQEEEDDSLLNETEQCEEENMSEAENKQTIYIEPEEEEEIISVREDSQEKNILTKCDACSIDNLQNAEPQSKVSEELVSTREGRFSQTENDDAELLSPKDTRAEKAEEEENVHQKVDTHRQVESLENVEYEEKLKTGSLTPIDDGMSEITEEDTQRTMTPDDPKKMDETVKLGEEGNKIHPEDEQVLEEGDDIEITDSGLEEEDNMHVNEAEVQREDTATSATALMHEKVESSSGVLQLVSECENKSDEGEKPESEISICELWSVSDTGVILDTGKEKMMAPESESDIAEDEQEEEDESMLHERGQYEEENVCEAEKQQTISKEPEEEEEITSVREDSQEKNILTKCDACSIDNLQNAEPQTKVSEELVSTSQGQFSETENDDAGLLSPKDTRAEKAEEEENVHQKVDTHRQVESLENVEYEEKLKTGSLTPIDDGMSEITEEDTQRTMTPDDPKKMDETVKLGEEGNKIHPEDEQVLDEGDEIEIKLCTITDSGLEEEDNMHVNETEVQREDTATLATALMHEKVESSSGVLQLVSECENKSDEGEKPETQISICELWSVGDTGVKQDTGKKNMMAPEREIDSAEDEQEEEDDSLLNESEQCEEGNMSEAENKQTIYKEPEEEDEIMSVREDSQEKNILTKCDACSIDNLQNAEPQCKVSEDLVSTSQGQFSQTENDDTELFSPKDTRAEKAEEEEIVHQKVDTHRQVESLENVEYEEKLKTGSLTPIDDGMSEITEEDTQRTMTPDDPKKMDETVKLGEEGNKIHPEDEQVLEEGDDIEITDSGLEEEDNMHMNEAEVQREDTATSATALMHEKVESSSGVLQLVSECENKSDEGEKPESEISICELWSVGDTGVKLDTGKEKMMAPESESDITEDEQEEEDDSLLNESEQCEEGNMSEVENKQTLYKEPEEEEEIMSVREDSQEKNILTKCDACSIDNLQNAEPDLHTTEFTNEEEEEDVAMNSEMQSKTRETDDVAAAVDEKLYVTTAEVSVNETFFDEDHVEEERPFVETACTHISSTLEPEAETEPEVSGEFKNISLRMCEGEVVVSEELNSATCGETQKGVPEYKNETGQDKNSTQRFLEVVNFKEIQTNQLPEEESSQDSESLQNTGHNYSLVDEHKIKEQESTEDNKQDHTGILYHTHSRLLQETDTPLFDQVNEESGVLFEEEEGKFLVPSMKIEHSQKESGTCVGLTDESDETTIQQQDGTGLDEFETDEGFSDLKDFLGHGSETTGAVAAGEAIQFPEESSKGIGIEEQKMADTSFFQESVDTINLDQHCTMATSLLEDMIESRLLKQSIESKPKTTEDCTVDVHSAVIDSKEMGYGLEEEAAGNEIQNNNQMEMSNLQLVSQLEVKDKNESALFAGSEVDKLFDISNKETVTDTEAADESMTDEFKQKDAAVISPEEMVTDSEWNCAKEESSSISRNQDVIEEEILDLWMQAASSENTADMKHRERPQQIDVKLERSNEEQPEISSVQTETEKEQLVKSNSGESGLVSNTEFSSLTAESGFLNQPVCVWDTQNSATQLLKPAATESFQDIYDTLDSTSESTDISDFSTQQFKFQSQDILIEEAVGTEQSHLKEEESHTETGFHPDSVAMSSEARQDKFDGERVELVETEIEKDTEAETTDPASKNDWKDIEDSDFTSSKKEVEETNFGDEALGVTASHSPSEFKPIQSRQSKSLLEDSEERILSMESGLQVDTWTESERLFQLPSFKKPQPEWSKDSAESLHEQNRTQVADQVDSSALDFTAQRSRIAVKNPRVRPPKDARSLLHMPSVEPTPSSNLPVKVPAGLPLGGLGIGIKLPGLGAGFPVLKKTQRVGREENSSETPKQQETKPDDKSDTPKQDEVQHKPKWMPPKQLGFGNPLMSELKTKLKKPTKE; translated from the exons TACTATATAACAGGGGCAGTGAGCAGAGTCCTCGGGTCAGAGCCCACCAACGTCGTCAGCAGTGATCCGAATTCCTTTCAGGAATCTGCAGCTGACAGTGAGGCTGCAGACAATGGTCACACACAGGGCGACATAAGCAGAGGCAAAATCGACGAGGAGCAACCTCTGTCAGCAGCCTCTTTGCTAAGTTCATCTGGAGCAGTTGTTGCTTgggaactttgtaaaacaaaaaactctgaCTTAAAGGAAGATGAAGAATGCACAGAGCAAAAAACTCAGCTTAGTGGAGTCAGTGAGAGCAAAGCATCTGAGGAAGGTGAAAGCACAAGAGAGGGACGGTTCAGCGAGACAGAAAATGATGACGCTGGACTGCTCAGCCCCAAAGACACCAGAGCAGAAAaagctgaagaagaagaaaacgtACATCAGAAAGTGGACACACATAGGCAAGTTGAGTCTCTAGAGAATGTTGAGTATGAGGAAAAATTAAAGACAGGATCACTAGCTCCTATAGATGATGGAATGAGTGAAATCACTGAGGAGGACACTCAGAGGACAATGACACCTGATGATCCTAAGAAAATCAATGAAACCATCAAATTAGGGcaagaaggaaataaaatacaccCTGAAGATGAGGAGGTTTTGGAGGAAGGAGACGACATTGAGATTACAGATTCTGGACTAGAAGAGGAGGACAACATGCACATGAACGAGGCAGaggtgcagagagaggacaCAGCTACATCAGCTACAGCACTGATGCatgaaaaagtagaaagtagCAGTGGAGTCTTACAGCTGGtatctgaatgtgaaaacaagtcAGATGAAGGAGAAAAACCTGAGAGTGAGATCTCAATCTGTGAACTTTGGTCAGTCGGTGACACAGGTGTCAAACTAGACACAGGCAAGGAGAAGATGATGGCTCCGGATAGTGAAAGTGATATAAATGAGGACGagcaagaggaagaggatgacaGTCTGTTAAATGAGACTGAGCAGTGTGAGGAAGAAAATATGAGCGAGGctgaaaacaagcagacaatTTATATAGAgccagaggaggaagaagagatcATAAGTGTTAGAGAAGAcagtcaagaaaaaaacattttaactaaatgtgATGCATGCAGCATAGATAACCTGCAGAATGCTGAACCTCAGAGTAAAGTATCTGAGGAACTTGTGAGCACGAGAGAGGGACGGTTCAGCCAGACAGAAAATGATGACGCTGAACTGCTCAGCCCCAAAGACACCAGAGCAGAAAaagctgaagaagaagaaaacgtACATCAGAAAGTGGACACACATAGGCAAGTTGAGTCTCTAGAGAATGTTGAATATGAGGAAAAACTAAAGACAGGATCACTAACTCCTATAGATGATGGAATGAGTGAAATCACTGAGGAGGACACACAGAGAACAATGACACCTGATGATCCTAAGAAAATGGATGAAACCGTCAAATTAGGGgaagaaggaaataaaatacaccCTGAAGATGAGCAGGTTTTGGAGGAAGGAGACGACATTGAGATTACAGATTCTGGACTAGAAGAGGAGGACAACATGCACGTGAACGAGGCAGaggtgcagagagaggacaCAGCTACATCAGCTACAGCACTGATGCatgaaaaagtagaaagtagCAGTGGAGTCTTACAGCTGGtatctgaatgtgaaaacaagtcAGATGAAGGAGAAAAACCTGAGAGTGAGATCTCAATCTGTGAACTTTGGTCAGTCAGCGACACAGGTGTCATACTAGACACAGGCAAGGAGAAGATGATGGCTCCGGAAAGTGAAAGTGATATAGCTGAGGACGagcaagaggaagaggatgagagCATGTTGCACGAGAGAGGGCAGTACGAGGAAGAAAACGTGTGCGaggcagaaaaacagcagacaATTTCTAAAGAGcctgaggaggaagaagagatcACGAGTGTTAGAGAAGAcagtcaagaaaaaaacattttaactaaatgtgATGCATGCAGCATAGATAACCTGCAGAATGCTGAACCTCAGACTAAAGTATCTGAGGAACTTGTGAGCACAAGTCAGGGACAGTTCAGCGAGACAGAAAATGATGACGCTGGACTGCTCAGCCCCAAAGACACCAGAGCAGAAAaagctgaagaagaagaaaacgtACATCAGAAAGTGGACACACATAGGCAAGTTGAGTCTCTAGAGAATGTTGAATATGAGGAAAAACTAAAGACAGGATCACTAACTCCTATAGATGATGGAATGAGTGAAATCACTGAGGAGGACACACAGAGAACAATGACACCTGATGATCCTAAGAAAATGGATGAAACCGTCAAATTAGGGgaagaaggaaataaaatacaccCTGAAGATGAGCAGGTTTTGGATGAAGGAGACGAAATTGAGATAAAATTGTGCACAATCACAGATTCGGGACTAGAAGAGGAGGACAACATGCACGTGAACGAGACAGaggtgcagagagaggacaCAGCTACATTAGCTACAGCACTGATGCatgaaaaagtagaaagtagCAGTGGAGTCTTACAGCTGGtatctgaatgtgaaaacaagtcAGATGAAGGAGAAAAACCTGAGACTCAGATCTCGATCTGTGAACTTTGGTCAGTCGGTGACACAGGTGTCAAACAAGACACAGGTAAGAAGAATATGATGGCTCCGGAAAGGGAAATTGATTCAGCTGAGGACGagcaagaggaagaggatgacaGTCTGTTAAATGAGAGTGAGCAGTGTGAGGAAGGAAATATGAGCGAGGctgaaaacaagcagacaatTTATAAAGAGCCAGAGGAGGAAGACGAGATCATGAGTGTTAGAGAAGAcagtcaagaaaaaaacattttaactaaatgtgATGCATGCAGCATAGATAACCTGCAGAATGCTGAACCTCAGTGTAAAGTATCTGAGGATCTTGTGAGCACAAGTCAGGGACAGTTCAGCCAGACAGAAAATGATGACACTGAACTGTTCAGCCCCAAAGACACCAGAGCAGAAAaagctgaagaagaagaaatcgTACATCAGAAAGTGGACACACATAGGCAAGTTGAGTCTCTAGAGAATGTTGAGTATGAGGAAAAATTAAAGACAGGATCACTAACTCCTATAGATGATGGAATGAGTGAAATCACTGAGGAGGACACACAGAGAACAATGACACCTGATGATCCTAAGAAAATGGATGAAACCGTCAAATTAGGagaagaaggaaataaaatacaccCTGAAGATGAGCAGGTTTTGGAGGAAGGAGACGACATTGAGATTACAGATTCTGGACTAGAAGAGGAGGACAACATGCACATGAACGAGGCAGaggtgcagagagaggacaCAGCTACATCAGCTACAGCACTGATGCatgaaaaagtagaaagtagCAGTGGAGTCTTACAGCTGGtatctgaatgtgaaaacaagtcAGATGAAGGAGAAAAACCTGAGAGTGAGATCTCAATCTGTGAACTTTGGTCAGTCGGTGACACAGGTGTCAAACTAGACACAGGCAAGGAGAAGATGATGGCTCCGGAAAGTGAAAGTGATATAACTGAGGACGagcaagaggaagaggatgacaGTCTGTTAAATGAGAGTGAGCAGTGTGAGGAAGGAAATATGAGCGAGgttgaaaacaagcagacacTTTATAAAGAgccagaggaggaagaagagatcATGAGTGTTAGAGAAGAcagtcaagaaaaaaacattttaactaaatgtgATGCATGCAGCATAGATAACCTGCAGAATGCGGAACCTGACCTGCACACTACTGAATTCAcaaatgaagaggaagaagaggatgtgGCTATGAACAGTgaaatgcaaagcaaaacaaGAGAGACAGATGATGTCGCTGCAGCAGTTGATGAAAAACTTTATGTGACAACAGCAGAGGTTTCAGTAAATGAGACATTCTTTGATGAGGACCATGTAGAAGAGGAGAGACCTTTCGTGGAAACAGCCTGTACACACATTTCAAGTACATTAGAACCTGAAGCCGAGACTGAACCGGAAGTAAGTGgagagtttaaaaatatttccttaaGGATGTGTGAAGGTGAGGTTGTTGTGTCGGAGGAGCTAAATTCTGCAACATGTGGAGAAACACAAAAGGGAGTTCCTGAATACAAAAATGAGACTGGACAAGATAAAAACTCAACACAAAGATTCCTGGAAGTAGTCAACTTCAAGGAAATCCAGACCAATCAATTACCAGAAGAGGAGAGTAGCCAAGATTCAGAGAGCCTTCAAAACACCGGCCATAACTATTCACTGGTGGACGAGCACAAAATAAAGGAGCAAGAAAGCACAGAGGATAACAAACAAGATCACACTGGAATACTGTATCATACACACAGCAGATTGCTTCAAGAAACAGATACGCCACTTTTTGATCAAGTAAATGAAGAATCAGGTGTCCTAtttgaggaagaggaaggaaaatTTTTGGTTCCCTCAATGAAGATCGAGCACTCACAAAAGGAATCGGGGACATGTGTTGGCTTAACAGATGAGTCTGATGAGACAACAATACAACAACAAGATGGAACTGGATTGGATGAATTTGAAACAGACGAAGGGTTTAGTGACCTCAAAGATTTTCTTGGACATGGCAGTGAGACAACAGGAGCTGTAGCAGCAGGAGAAGCAATTCAATTCCCTGAAGAATCTTCAAAAGGCATAGGTATTGAAGAACAGAAGATGGCAGACACAAGCTTCTTTCAAGAATCTGTAGACACCATTAACTTGGACCAACACTGCACCATGGCCACTAGTTTACTAGAAGACATGATTGAATCTAGATTACTGAAGCAATCCATTGAGTCTAAGCCTAAAACCACTGAAGACTGTACTGTAGATGTGCACAGTGCAGTCATAGATAGTAAAGAGATGGGTTATGGACTTGAGGAGGAGGCAGCAGGAAATGAAATACAGAATAACAATCAGATGGAAATGTCAAATCTGCAGCTAGTGTCACAACTcgaagtaaaagacaaaaatgaaagtgcACTGTTTGCTGGATCTGAAGTAGATAAATTATTTGATATCAGCAATAAGGAGACAGTAACAGACACTGAGGCAGCTGATGAATCCATGACAGACGAGTTCAAACAAAAAGATGCAGCTGTCATATCACCAGAAGAGATGGTAACAGATTCGGAATGGAATTGTGCTAAAGAAGAAAGTAGCTCCATCAGTAGGAATCAGGATGTGATTGAGGAAGAAATCCTTGACTTGTGGATGCAGGCGGCATCGTCAGAGAACACTGCTGACATGAAGCACAGAGAAAGGCCTCAACAAATAGACGTCAAATTAGAGCGATCAAATGAAGAACAGCCTGAAATATCATCagtgcagacagagacagaaaaagagcagCTCGTGAAGTCAAACTCGGGAGAATCTGGATTAGTGAGTAACACAGAATTTTCTTCATTGACAGCAGAATCTGGATTTTTAAACCAGCCTGTCTGTGTATGGGACACACAAAACAGTGCAACTCAGTTACTCAAACCAGCTGCAACAGAGTCATTTCAAGATATTTATGACACATTGGATAGTACTTCAGAATCAACAGACATTTCTGATTTTTCTACACAACAATTTAAGTTTCAATCTCAGGATATTTTGATAGAGGAGGCAGTAGGGACAGAGCAATCACATCTGAAAGAGGAGGAATCCCACACTGAAACTGGATTTCACCCTGATTCAGTAGCTATGTCATCAGAGGCTAGACAAGACAAATTTGATGGTGAACGAGTCGAATTAGTGGAGACTGAAATCGAGAAAGACACTGAGGCTGAGACAACAGACCCTGCAAGTAAAAATGACTGGAAAGACATTGAAGATTCCGATTTCACGTCATCAAAAAAGGAAGTTGAGGAAACTAACTTTGGAGATGAGGCTTTGGGGGTAACAGCATCTCACTCTCCAAGTGAATTCAAACCCATCCAATCTAGACAATCTAAAAGTCTCTTAGAGGATTCAGAGGAGAGAATCCTGTCAATGGAATCTGGCTTACAAGTTGACACCTGGACTGAATCGGAGAGGTTATTTCAGTTGCCCTCATTCAAGAAACCGCAGCCTGAATGGTCAAAAGACAGTGCTGAATCATTACATGAGCAAAACAGGACTCAGGTTGCAGACCAG GTGGACTCATCTGCACTGGACTTCACTGCACAAAGGTCAAGGATTGCTGTTAAAAACCCTCGTGTAAGGCCTCCCAAAGATGCTCGCTCCCTGCTACATATGCCCTCAGTGGAACCCACGCCATCCTCAAATCTGCCAGTTAAAGTCCCTGCAGGTTTACCTTTAGGAGGTTTGGGCATTGGAATAAAACTGCCTG GGCTAGGTGCAGGTTTTCCggttttaaaaaagacacaacGTGTGGGGAGAGAAGAGAATAGTTCAGAAACCCCTAAACAG CAGGAAACAAAGCCAGATGACAAAAGTGACACTCCCAAACAAGATGAGGTACAACACAAACCTAAATGGATGCCACCAAAGCAACTAGG ATTTGGAAATCCACTTATGTCTGAGCTGaagacaaaactgaagaaacCCACAAAAGAGTGA